In Luteimonas sp. MC1750, the following proteins share a genomic window:
- a CDS encoding serine hydrolase, which translates to MSKPLVAAVSLLLLSLAPRAAAQAPRPPELAGLDAQVESVRDTFKVPGIAVAVVKDGELVFADGWGEREVGKPGKVDGDTLFSIASITKAFTSASLSILADEGKLDMDDRVIDHLPWFRMSDAYITREMRIRDLLVHRSGLGLGAGDLLFWPPSDYDTREVVERLAQVPIEGGFRERYAYDNVLYAVAQLVIERVSGQPYADFVRTRLFEPVGMASTRIDSKALRPTDTNVAMGHARPGFTGDPEPVPAMSWSNNTAAGGIYSSVKDMAKWMRVQLDGGVLHGRAPEGEGEDAKRLFSAKRHEAMWTLVTPIPIREPAVPELAATKPNFAGYGEAWSLSDYRGRRLVWHTGGWPGMVSRLTLVPELDLGVVVLTNQEAGAAFNAVTMHVLDAYMDAPATDWVAAYAAAVGKGGDKADEDWAKHVAARDAGSKPSLPLRGYAATYADPWYGDVVVEPAGKGLRMRFSRTPQLVGSLEHWQHDSFIVRWDDRTLNADAFVNFSLDQDGKVLGARMEAVSPLTDFSFDFHDLRLVPLAD; encoded by the coding sequence ATGTCGAAGCCGCTCGTGGCCGCCGTTTCACTGCTGCTGCTGTCCCTCGCGCCGCGCGCGGCCGCGCAGGCACCACGTCCGCCCGAACTGGCGGGCCTGGACGCGCAGGTCGAATCGGTCCGCGACACGTTCAAGGTGCCCGGCATCGCCGTGGCCGTGGTCAAGGACGGCGAGCTGGTCTTCGCCGACGGCTGGGGCGAGCGCGAGGTCGGCAAGCCCGGCAAGGTCGACGGCGACACCCTGTTCTCCATCGCCTCCATCACCAAGGCCTTTACCTCCGCCTCGCTGTCGATCCTCGCCGACGAGGGCAAGCTCGACATGGACGACCGCGTCATCGACCACCTGCCGTGGTTCCGCATGTCCGACGCGTACATCACGCGCGAGATGCGCATCCGCGACCTGCTGGTGCACCGCAGCGGCCTCGGCCTTGGTGCCGGCGACCTGCTGTTCTGGCCGCCCAGCGACTACGACACGCGCGAGGTGGTGGAGCGACTGGCGCAGGTGCCGATCGAAGGCGGCTTCCGCGAGCGCTACGCCTACGACAACGTGCTGTACGCCGTGGCGCAGCTGGTGATCGAGCGGGTCTCCGGGCAGCCCTATGCCGACTTCGTGCGCACGCGCCTGTTCGAACCGGTGGGCATGGCGTCCACGCGCATCGACAGCAAGGCCCTGCGGCCAACCGACACCAATGTCGCCATGGGCCATGCGCGGCCCGGCTTCACCGGCGACCCGGAACCCGTGCCGGCCATGTCGTGGTCGAACAACACTGCCGCGGGCGGCATCTACTCCAGCGTCAAGGACATGGCGAAGTGGATGCGCGTGCAGCTGGACGGCGGCGTGCTTCATGGCAGGGCGCCGGAGGGTGAGGGCGAAGACGCGAAGCGCCTGTTCAGCGCCAAGCGCCACGAGGCGATGTGGACCCTGGTCACGCCGATCCCGATCCGCGAGCCGGCCGTGCCGGAACTCGCGGCTACGAAGCCGAACTTCGCCGGCTACGGCGAGGCCTGGAGCCTCAGTGACTACCGCGGCCGCCGCCTGGTGTGGCACACCGGCGGCTGGCCGGGCATGGTCTCGCGCCTGACCCTGGTGCCGGAGCTCGACCTGGGCGTGGTGGTGCTGACCAACCAGGAAGCCGGTGCGGCCTTCAATGCCGTGACCATGCACGTGCTGGATGCCTACATGGACGCGCCGGCCACGGATTGGGTCGCGGCCTACGCCGCCGCCGTCGGCAAGGGTGGCGACAAGGCCGACGAGGACTGGGCCAAACACGTGGCCGCGCGTGACGCCGGCTCGAAGCCCTCGCTGCCGCTGCGCGGCTACGCGGCGACCTATGCCGACCCCTGGTACGGCGACGTGGTGGTGGAGCCGGCCGGCAAGGGCCTGCGGATGCGCTTCAGCCGCACGCCGCAGCTGGTCGGATCACTGGAGCACTGGCAGCACGACAGCTTCATCGTGCGCTGGGACGACCGCACGCTGAACGCCGATGCCTTCGTCAACTTCAGCCTCGACCAGGACGGCAAGGTGCTGGGCGCGCGGATGGAAGCGGTCTCCCCGCTGACCGACTTCAGCTTCGACTTCCACGACCTGCGGCTGGTGCCGCTGGCGGACTGA
- a CDS encoding DMT family transporter — protein MTPAARAQLQIHLCVLLWGFTAILGKLITLPALPLVWWRMLLVAAALALVPRVWLGVRGLPRRLLLSYAGIGVLVALHWLTFYGAVKLANASVAATCMALATVFVAMVEPKLAGRRFSRAELALGVAVLPGVALVVGGIPDGMRIGVAVGALSALFVALFGSLNKRLVEHADPLVVTAVELGAGAVALTLLAPVMPRLFPAFAGPLFVLPGGQDAAWLLLLAFACTLFPFALSLVALRHMSAFSAQLAVNLEPVYAIILAILLLSEQQELSLPFYLGVVIILAAVLVHPLLARPHRITHAEALAVGESRDVTD, from the coding sequence ATGACCCCCGCCGCCCGTGCCCAGCTGCAGATCCATCTCTGCGTCCTGCTCTGGGGCTTCACCGCCATCCTCGGCAAGCTGATCACCCTGCCGGCGCTGCCGCTGGTGTGGTGGCGGATGCTGCTGGTGGCGGCCGCGCTGGCCCTGGTGCCGCGCGTGTGGCTCGGCGTGCGCGGCCTGCCGCGCCGGCTGCTGCTGTCGTATGCCGGCATCGGCGTGCTGGTGGCGCTGCACTGGCTGACCTTCTACGGCGCGGTGAAGCTGGCCAACGCCTCGGTGGCGGCGACCTGCATGGCGCTGGCCACGGTCTTCGTGGCGATGGTGGAACCGAAGCTCGCCGGCCGGCGCTTCTCGCGCGCGGAGCTCGCGCTCGGCGTCGCCGTGCTGCCGGGCGTCGCGCTGGTGGTCGGCGGCATCCCCGACGGCATGCGCATCGGCGTCGCGGTGGGCGCGCTGTCGGCGCTGTTCGTGGCGCTGTTCGGCTCGCTCAACAAGCGCCTGGTCGAACACGCCGACCCGCTGGTGGTGACCGCCGTCGAGCTGGGCGCCGGCGCGGTCGCGCTGACCCTGCTGGCGCCGGTGATGCCGAGGCTGTTCCCGGCCTTCGCCGGCCCGCTCTTCGTCCTGCCCGGCGGGCAGGACGCCGCCTGGCTGCTGCTGCTCGCCTTCGCCTGCACCCTGTTCCCGTTCGCACTGTCGCTGGTGGCCCTGCGCCACATGAGCGCGTTTTCGGCGCAGCTGGCGGTGAACCTGGAGCCGGTCTACGCGATCATCCTGGCGATCCTGCTGCTGTCCGAGCAGCAGGAGCTGAGCCTGCCGTTCTACCTGGGCGTGGTGATCATCCTCGCGGCGGTGCTGGTGCACCCGCTGCTGGCGCGTCCGCACCGGATCACCCACGCCGAAGCCCTGGCCGTGGGCGAGTCCCGCGACGTGACAGACTGA
- a CDS encoding ExeA family protein encodes MYLAHYGLSEPPFSITPDPRFVFLGERHRDALAHLLFGITQGGGGGFVQLTGEVGTGKTTLSRLLLGQLPENVRVALVLNPRQDPVQLLETVCEELRIDLDGRRGNAKALVDALNAHLLAAYAQGLRVVLVIDEAQALPVETLEQVRLLTNLETDTQKLLQIILVGQPELRDMLAEPGLRQLAQRITARFHLTPLDGAGTAAYLRHRFRVAGGQHFPFDEGAVQRVHLRSGGIPRLVNVIAERALLAGYARDRGSIDAALVEEAAREALPPARRADGPRARWLAVAAGLGAAAGVAIVIAALWPMPGRHAASGTGSVDVDADVGAAAVAARTPADGAAAPARARSGGATGPGAGATGEAQALDGEALSARIAGASNPAAQQAAWRAMLEAWSLPHTAEDVRAAASCAALLAPGTYCTRGTAHLDRLAALGRPVLLQLESGRDGTWALLQATDGHRARLRLGDDVVEVDRATLQRAWPGRYAAVWRSAATLAPAPARGASGAAVDWLRERLAREGVAGEAPPGTAFDESLADGVRRFQRARGLAVDGVVGSETLFALAAGDPGPRLERTLD; translated from the coding sequence ATGTACCTGGCGCACTACGGGCTCTCCGAGCCGCCGTTCTCGATCACGCCGGACCCGCGTTTCGTCTTCCTCGGCGAGCGCCACCGCGATGCCCTCGCACACCTGCTGTTCGGCATCACCCAGGGCGGCGGCGGCGGCTTCGTCCAGCTCACCGGCGAGGTCGGCACCGGCAAGACCACGCTCAGCCGCCTGCTGCTGGGCCAGCTGCCGGAGAACGTGCGCGTCGCCCTGGTGCTCAATCCGCGCCAGGACCCGGTGCAGCTCCTGGAGACGGTGTGCGAGGAGCTGCGCATCGACCTCGACGGCCGCCGCGGCAACGCCAAGGCCCTGGTCGACGCGCTCAACGCCCACCTGCTTGCGGCCTATGCGCAGGGCCTGCGCGTGGTGCTGGTCATCGACGAGGCGCAGGCGCTGCCGGTGGAGACGCTGGAGCAGGTGAGGCTGCTGACCAACCTCGAGACCGACACCCAGAAGCTGCTGCAGATCATCCTCGTCGGCCAGCCCGAACTGCGCGACATGCTGGCCGAGCCCGGCCTGCGCCAGCTGGCGCAGCGCATCACCGCGCGCTTCCACCTCACCCCGCTCGACGGCGCCGGAACCGCGGCCTACCTGCGCCACCGCTTCCGCGTGGCCGGCGGACAGCATTTCCCCTTCGACGAGGGCGCGGTGCAGCGCGTGCACCTGCGCAGCGGCGGCATCCCGCGGCTGGTCAACGTGATCGCCGAGCGCGCGCTGCTGGCGGGCTACGCGCGGGACCGCGGCAGCATCGACGCCGCGCTGGTCGAGGAGGCGGCCCGCGAGGCGCTGCCGCCGGCGCGCCGCGCGGATGGTCCGCGGGCACGCTGGCTGGCCGTGGCCGCGGGGCTGGGTGCCGCGGCGGGGGTGGCGATCGTCATTGCGGCGCTGTGGCCGATGCCCGGTCGGCACGCCGCGAGCGGGACTGGATCCGTGGACGTGGACGCCGACGTCGGCGCTGCCGCCGTCGCGGCACGCACGCCGGCGGACGGCGCTGCGGCCCCCGCGCGAGCCCGCAGCGGTGGCGCCACCGGACCCGGCGCTGGCGCCACGGGCGAAGCGCAGGCGCTCGACGGCGAAGCGCTGTCGGCCCGTATCGCCGGCGCATCCAACCCGGCCGCGCAGCAAGCCGCGTGGCGCGCCATGCTCGAGGCCTGGTCCCTGCCGCACACCGCCGAGGATGTCCGCGCCGCGGCCAGCTGCGCCGCGCTGCTCGCGCCGGGCACGTACTGCACGCGCGGGACGGCGCACCTCGACCGGCTGGCCGCGCTGGGCCGGCCGGTGCTGCTGCAGCTCGAATCCGGACGCGACGGCACCTGGGCGCTGCTGCAGGCCACCGACGGCCATCGCGCGCGCCTGCGCCTCGGCGACGACGTGGTCGAGGTCGACCGCGCCACCCTGCAGCGCGCATGGCCCGGGCGCTACGCCGCGGTGTGGCGTTCGGCGGCGACGCTGGCGCCAGCGCCCGCGCGCGGCGCGTCCGGCGCCGCGGTCGACTGGCTGCGCGAACGCCTGGCGCGCGAAGGCGTGGCGGGCGAAGCCCCGCCGGGCACCGCGTTCGACGAGTCCCTGGCCGACGGCGTGCGCCGCTTCCAGCGCGCGCGTGGACTTGCCGTGGACGGCGTGGTCGGCTCCGAAACCCTGTTCGCGCTGGCCGCCGGCGATCCCGGCCCGCGCCTCGAACGCACCCTCGACTGA
- a CDS encoding sigma-70 family RNA polymerase sigma factor, translating into MDAIASHRQREDAEGFAALLQRHRGIVYKVAGTYARGIDDREDLAQDIATELWHAWPRYDPQRSFSTWMYRVALNVGISHLRGDGRRRQHLVPFDAALHDAAEATGDDHERDQHLRLLHGFIATLDPLNRALLLLYLEDRGAREIGEVLGMSESSVTTRVSRLRQRIRDHVAPPTTA; encoded by the coding sequence ATGGACGCCATCGCCAGCCACCGCCAGCGCGAGGATGCCGAAGGGTTCGCCGCGCTGCTGCAGCGCCACCGCGGCATCGTCTACAAGGTCGCCGGCACCTACGCCCGCGGCATCGACGATCGCGAGGACCTCGCCCAGGACATCGCCACCGAGCTGTGGCACGCCTGGCCGCGCTACGACCCCCAACGCAGCTTCTCCACCTGGATGTACCGGGTGGCGCTGAACGTCGGCATCTCGCACCTGCGCGGCGACGGGCGCCGCCGCCAGCACCTCGTGCCGTTCGATGCGGCGCTGCACGACGCAGCCGAAGCCACCGGCGACGACCACGAGCGCGACCAGCACCTGCGCCTGCTGCACGGCTTCATCGCCACCCTCGACCCGCTCAACCGCGCCTTGCTCCTGCTCTACCTCGAGGACCGGGGCGCGCGCGAGATCGGCGAAGTGCTGGGCATGTCCGAAAGCAGCGTCACCACCCGCGTCAGCCGCCTGCGGCAACGCATCCGCGACCACGTCGCGCCTCCAACGACCGCGTGA
- a CDS encoding general secretion pathway protein GspB, with protein MSLILEALRKSEAERRRGEAPDLRVELPPPAPPKSRLAPAAWAAVGALLAALVLVALWPRGDARDAGSTQDPDRAATRTSEPPSTGPDSASRDAMVSRDAAAGRPRTAPPAGGFPRVERIQAAGAAPAPEPAADRPLAPPPMAVRAAEEAAAAADRSGAETAAAPRDAEAPLSPRPAAPATAVTGDALRITGLSSSQRERLPALRLSLHMWNDDPARRFAVIDGQRRVEGDRLGDATITAIDRDGVLLDLDGEAVRVPLP; from the coding sequence ATGTCCCTGATCCTCGAAGCCCTGCGCAAGTCCGAAGCCGAACGCCGCCGCGGCGAGGCACCTGACCTGCGCGTGGAGCTGCCGCCACCTGCCCCGCCGAAGTCGCGCCTTGCGCCGGCGGCCTGGGCCGCCGTCGGCGCGTTGCTGGCGGCGCTGGTCCTGGTGGCGCTGTGGCCGCGCGGCGACGCGCGCGATGCCGGCTCGACGCAGGACCCGGACCGCGCCGCGACACGGACATCGGAACCGCCCTCCACCGGGCCGGATTCCGCGTCGCGTGATGCCATGGTGTCCAGGGACGCCGCCGCGGGCAGGCCGCGGACCGCCCCGCCCGCGGGCGGGTTTCCGCGGGTCGAACGCATCCAGGCCGCCGGCGCGGCGCCGGCGCCCGAGCCCGCGGCGGACCGTCCGCTCGCGCCCCCTCCAATGGCCGTCCGCGCCGCGGAAGAAGCGGCGGCCGCGGCGGACCGCAGCGGCGCGGAGACCGCGGCCGCGCCCCGCGACGCCGAGGCCCCCCTGTCCCCTCGGCCAGCCGCGCCGGCCACCGCCGTCACCGGCGATGCCCTCCGCATCACCGGCCTGTCCAGCAGCCAGCGCGAGCGCCTGCCCGCACTCAGGCTCAGCCTGCACATGTGGAACGACGATCCCGCCCGCCGCTTCGCGGTGATCGACGGCCAGCGCCGGGTCGAGGGCGACCGGCTGGGCGACGCCACCATCACCGCCATCGACCGCGACGGCGTCCTGCTCGACCTGGATGGCGAGGCGGTCCGCGTGCCGCTGCCCTGA
- a CDS encoding LemA family protein, which yields MTALLVAAVLVAALAAWAIAAYNRLVRLRNQVATAWSDIDVQLQRRHDLVPQLVAAVRGYASHEGAVLEAVTALRARALGLRDPAELGQVEAELEQALGRLVLLREAYPELRASDNFAALQRDLVEVEAQLQYARRFYNGAVRDLNDGVQRIPDVLVARTFGFGEAAFFQAGADSREAPPVDLSR from the coding sequence GTGACCGCGCTGCTGGTCGCGGCCGTGCTGGTGGCCGCGCTGGCGGCCTGGGCGATCGCGGCCTACAACCGCCTGGTACGCCTGCGCAACCAGGTGGCGACGGCATGGTCCGACATCGACGTGCAGCTGCAGCGCCGGCATGACCTGGTGCCGCAGCTGGTGGCCGCGGTGCGGGGCTACGCCAGCCACGAGGGCGCGGTGCTGGAAGCGGTCACCGCGCTGCGCGCACGTGCGCTCGGGCTGCGTGACCCGGCCGAGCTGGGCCAGGTCGAGGCCGAGCTGGAGCAGGCGCTCGGCCGCCTGGTGCTGCTGCGCGAGGCCTATCCCGAGCTCAGGGCCAGCGACAACTTCGCCGCCCTGCAGCGCGACCTCGTCGAGGTGGAAGCGCAGCTGCAGTACGCGCGGCGCTTCTACAACGGCGCGGTGCGCGATCTCAACGACGGCGTGCAGCGCATTCCCGACGTGCTGGTCGCGCGCACCTTCGGCTTCGGCGAGGCGGCCTTCTTCCAGGCCGGCGCGGACAGCCGCGAGGCGCCGCCGGTGGACCTGTCGCGATGA
- a CDS encoding RNA-binding S4 domain-containing protein, which yields MQHIDFELEGDYVELNQLLKLCGLCDSGGAGKALVASGAVRVDGAVESRKTAKIRAGQMVALGDVEVRVQAGPSP from the coding sequence ATGCAGCACATCGATTTCGAACTCGAGGGCGACTACGTCGAGCTCAACCAGCTCCTCAAGCTCTGCGGCCTCTGCGACAGCGGCGGTGCCGGCAAGGCGTTGGTCGCGTCCGGCGCGGTGCGCGTGGACGGCGCCGTGGAGTCGCGCAAGACCGCGAAGATCCGTGCGGGCCAGATGGTGGCGCTGGGCGACGTCGAGGTGCGCGTCCAGGCAGGGCCCAGCCCGTGA
- a CDS encoding DUF72 domain-containing protein, with the protein MAARPADTPATGDAPATGVPPVDGIRTGVGGWVYPPWRDNFYPKGLVQRRELQYASRRLSAIEINGTFYRAQTPATYAKWRDETPPGFVFSAKAPMRITQSRALDQTGGQVADFIGGIAGLGDRLGPLVWQFDRGPRPDRDRFAAFLELLPRDVGGRPLRHVLDVRDPGFVDADYVALARRHGMATVFTDSDEHPSFADATAGFVYARLMRARSDIATGYTGPALARWAKRARAWAAGGEPDDLPRITPAAAPAGKRKPRDVFVFFISAAKERNPAAAMALHARLVRTAGG; encoded by the coding sequence ATGGCCGCACGACCCGCCGACACCCCCGCGACCGGCGACGCGCCCGCCACCGGCGTGCCCCCGGTCGACGGCATCCGCACCGGCGTCGGCGGCTGGGTCTACCCGCCGTGGCGCGACAACTTCTACCCCAAGGGACTCGTGCAGCGGCGCGAGCTGCAGTACGCCAGCCGCCGGCTGTCGGCGATCGAGATCAATGGCACCTTCTACCGGGCGCAGACGCCGGCAACCTATGCCAAATGGCGCGACGAGACCCCGCCCGGATTCGTGTTCTCGGCCAAGGCGCCCATGCGCATCACGCAGTCGCGCGCGTTGGACCAGACCGGTGGCCAGGTGGCGGATTTCATCGGCGGCATCGCCGGGCTCGGCGACCGGCTGGGTCCGCTGGTCTGGCAGTTCGATCGCGGCCCCCGGCCGGACCGCGACCGCTTCGCCGCCTTCCTCGAACTGCTCCCGCGCGATGTGGGCGGGCGCCCGCTGCGGCACGTGCTCGACGTGCGCGATCCCGGTTTCGTCGACGCGGACTACGTCGCGCTGGCGCGCCGGCACGGCATGGCCACGGTCTTCACCGACTCCGACGAGCACCCTTCGTTCGCCGACGCCACCGCCGGCTTCGTCTATGCGCGGCTGATGCGGGCGCGCAGCGACATTGCGACCGGCTACACGGGCCCCGCACTCGCGCGCTGGGCGAAGCGCGCACGCGCATGGGCCGCCGGCGGCGAGCCGGACGACCTGCCGCGCATCACGCCAGCCGCCGCGCCCGCGGGCAAGCGCAAGCCGCGCGACGTCTTCGTGTTCTTCATTTCCGCGGCCAAGGAGCGCAACCCCGCGGCGGCGATGGCCCTGCACGCCCGGCTCGTCCGGACCGCGGGCGGCTGA
- a CDS encoding DUF2207 domain-containing protein produces MSLPRAPSRGRRTAWLLAVVLALSAVQAVAAERILAYDSVVEVRADGSMDVTERIRVRAEGEAIRRGIYRDFPTRYKDRHGNNVVVGFDVVGVERDGRAEPWFTERASNGVRVNTGNDTLLPVPLDTTYTLRYRTTRQLGFFDARDELYWNAIGHGWDFPVETASVEVRLPSAVPAASMELDGWSGAQGAREQGFAAGVTGPGVARWTLGQPLGPREGLTIVLAFPKGVVAAPSRADRLGWLLRDNLSLLAALAGLAALLAFCLKRWHRVGRDPRPGVVIARYDPPRDESPAALRYMVRRHYDNTCLSADLLACAVQGAVAIEQDDRLPGDRWTLQRRDLPAEAIANGDERRLLEALLPPSRPRLDLEKGNASHLQAAIAAHGKGLEQRFQPAMFRHNGGSIAIAFLILGAMVLASMVLAATNNGGGMPWLLLPLALGLAVAIAFAVLVGAPTPEGRRLLDEIEGFKRYLSVAEQDDLARLQGPGTGAPPPLDAPRFEALLPYAVALGVEKAWTAKFTAAVGAAAAAAAVSGIAWYHGSGSADIGRFTSSIGSALGAQIAASSSPPGSSSGGGGGGFSGGGGGGGGGGGR; encoded by the coding sequence ATGAGCCTGCCGCGCGCGCCGTCGCGCGGCAGGCGCACGGCCTGGCTGCTGGCCGTGGTGCTGGCGCTGTCGGCGGTCCAGGCCGTCGCCGCCGAGCGCATCCTCGCCTACGACAGCGTGGTCGAGGTCCGCGCCGACGGCTCGATGGACGTCACCGAACGCATCCGCGTCCGTGCCGAAGGCGAGGCCATCCGCCGCGGCATCTACCGCGACTTCCCCACGCGCTACAAGGACCGCCACGGCAACAACGTGGTGGTCGGCTTCGACGTCGTCGGCGTGGAGCGCGACGGACGCGCCGAACCGTGGTTCACCGAACGCGCGTCCAATGGCGTGCGCGTCAACACCGGCAACGACACCCTGTTGCCGGTGCCGCTCGACACCACCTACACCCTGCGCTACCGCACCACGCGGCAGCTCGGCTTCTTCGACGCGCGCGACGAGCTGTACTGGAACGCGATCGGCCACGGCTGGGACTTCCCCGTCGAAACCGCCAGCGTCGAAGTGCGCCTGCCCTCGGCGGTGCCGGCGGCTTCGATGGAGCTGGACGGCTGGTCGGGCGCGCAGGGCGCGCGCGAACAGGGCTTCGCCGCCGGCGTGACCGGGCCGGGCGTGGCGCGCTGGACGCTCGGGCAGCCGCTCGGGCCGCGCGAAGGCCTGACCATCGTGCTGGCGTTCCCCAAGGGCGTCGTCGCCGCGCCCTCGCGCGCCGACCGGCTCGGCTGGCTGCTGCGCGACAACCTGTCGCTGCTGGCGGCGCTGGCGGGCCTCGCCGCGCTGCTGGCCTTCTGCCTGAAGCGGTGGCACCGGGTCGGACGCGATCCGCGGCCGGGCGTGGTCATCGCCCGTTATGACCCCCCGCGCGACGAGTCCCCGGCCGCCCTGCGCTACATGGTGCGCCGCCATTACGACAACACCTGCCTGTCGGCCGACCTGCTGGCCTGCGCGGTCCAGGGCGCGGTGGCCATCGAACAGGACGACCGCCTGCCGGGCGACCGCTGGACGCTGCAGCGCCGCGACCTGCCGGCGGAGGCGATCGCCAACGGCGACGAACGCCGGCTGCTGGAGGCCCTGCTGCCGCCGTCGCGGCCGCGGCTGGATCTGGAGAAGGGCAACGCCAGCCACCTGCAGGCCGCGATCGCCGCGCACGGCAAGGGCCTGGAGCAGCGCTTCCAGCCGGCGATGTTCCGCCACAACGGCGGCAGCATCGCGATCGCGTTCCTGATCCTTGGCGCGATGGTGCTGGCCAGCATGGTGCTGGCCGCCACCAACAACGGCGGCGGCATGCCCTGGCTGCTGCTGCCGCTGGCCCTTGGGCTGGCGGTGGCCATCGCCTTCGCCGTGCTGGTGGGCGCGCCGACGCCCGAGGGACGCCGGCTGCTGGACGAGATCGAGGGCTTCAAGCGCTACCTGTCGGTGGCCGAGCAGGACGACCTCGCACGCCTCCAGGGCCCGGGCACGGGCGCACCACCACCGCTGGACGCCCCCCGCTTCGAGGCGCTGCTGCCCTACGCGGTGGCGCTGGGCGTGGAGAAGGCCTGGACCGCGAAGTTCACCGCCGCCGTGGGTGCCGCCGCGGCCGCCGCCGCGGTATCCGGCATCGCCTGGTACCACGGCAGCGGCAGCGCCGACATCGGCCGCTTCACCAGCAGCATCGGCAGCGCGCTGGGCGCGCAGATCGCTGCGTCGTCGAGCCCGCCGGGCAGCAGTTCCGGCGGTGGGGGCGGCGGCTTCTCCGGCGGCGGCGGCGGTGGTGGAGGTGGCGGTGGGCGCTGA
- a CDS encoding MAPEG family protein, with the protein MGTELQMLAWAIVLGLVHLMLDAGIKTSERGLAWNASARDGEAKPLGPVAGRVNRSWSNFLETFPMFAAAVLAVVVAGRTDGNTALGAQLYFWARLAYIPLYAAGIPYVRSLVWAVSLAGIVLVLSGLF; encoded by the coding sequence ATGGGAACCGAACTGCAGATGCTGGCGTGGGCGATCGTGCTGGGCCTGGTCCACCTGATGCTCGACGCCGGCATTAAGACCTCCGAGCGCGGCCTGGCGTGGAATGCGAGCGCCCGCGATGGCGAGGCGAAGCCTCTGGGGCCCGTGGCAGGCCGGGTCAACCGCAGCTGGTCGAATTTCCTCGAGACCTTCCCGATGTTCGCCGCCGCGGTGCTGGCGGTGGTGGTGGCCGGCCGCACCGACGGCAACACCGCGCTCGGCGCCCAGCTCTACTTCTGGGCGCGCCTGGCCTATATCCCGCTCTATGCCGCCGGCATCCCGTATGTGCGCAGCCTGGTCTGGGCCGTGTCGCTGGCCGGCATCGTGCTCGTGCTGAGCGGGCTGTTCTGA